One window of Elaeis guineensis isolate ETL-2024a chromosome 11, EG11, whole genome shotgun sequence genomic DNA carries:
- the LOC105054505 gene encoding mitochondrial import inner membrane translocase subunit PAM16 like 2 produces the protein MASKLLANLIIMGSGILGRAVLQAYRKAIENANKSGVAQETINNIRRASRAMTEQEARQILGIPEHATWEEVMQKYDTLFGRNAQHGSFYLQSKVHRAKECLEAVYQKNSPGNS, from the exons GCTTCAAAACTTCTTGCCAACTTAATTATAATGGGTTCTGGAATATTGGGAAGGGCTGTATTGCAAGCATATCGCAAAGCAATTGAGA ATGCCAACAAATCTGGTGTTGCACaagaaaccattaataatattcgCAGAGCAAGCCGAGCTATGACCGAACAGGAAGCCAGGCAGATCCTAGGAATCCCTGAGCATGCAACATGGGAAGAAGTCATGCAG AAGTATGATACTTTGTTTGGGAGGAATGCTCAGCATGGAAGCTTCTACCTTCAGTCAAAGGTTCACAGGGCTAAAGAATGTTTAGAAGCTGTCTACCAAAAGAACAGTCCAGGAAATTCTTGA
- the LOC105054506 gene encoding LOW QUALITY PROTEIN: uncharacterized protein (The sequence of the model RefSeq protein was modified relative to this genomic sequence to represent the inferred CDS: deleted 2 bases in 1 codon) has product MYQRADTGATLGGVATDAGDVVVTLDQVPRWSDADQRAYGVGDPDPSSPSYFSDPLTSSSGAETGGNGVVSRFPVDHEINSMIYLWRGNPWNLEVDAVVNSTNESLDEAHSSPGLHAAAGPGLAEECATLGGCRTGMAKMTNAYDLPARKVIHTVGPKYAVKYHTAAENALSHCCRSCLELLIESGLHSIAMGCIYTEAKNYPREPAAHVAIRTVRRFLEKQKDKITAVVFCTTTSSDTEIYKRLLPLYFPRDEHEEEIAVSKLPADVGDENGETVIDERKIRIKPLPAVSVSVPKPSAVPVDSPVADVGLTARRNSFKLDSYLDPAFMSLIKDPDQRRMEQWEKATQVQSGFSCGKLLGFGDLGGPPLSAADEYSLHSRYLAKANSLNLSEIGEMKIVFRGGVDSEGHPVMVVVGAHFLLRCLDLERFVLYVVKEFESLIQKPYTIVYFHSAANLQLQPDLGWMKRLQQILGRKHQRNLHAIYVLHPTLGLRAAIFALQLFVDGEVWKKVVYVDRLLQLFRYVPREQLTIPDFVFQHDLEVNGGKGQIVDPRTKHVYQRPSA; this is encoded by the exons ATGTACCAGCGCGCGGACACGGGTGCCACGCTGGGTGGGGTGGCGACGGACGCCGGAGATGTGGTGGTGACGCTCGATCAAGTGCCGAGGTGGAGCGATGCGGACCAGCGAGCCTACGGCGTTGGGGACCCCGATCCTTCGTCGCCC TCCTACTTTTCGGATCCTCTCACTTCGTCTTCGGGAGCTGAGACCGGGGGTAATGGGGTGGTCTCGAGGTTTCCTGTGGATCATGAAATCAATTCGATGATATATCTGTGGCGTGGAAACCCGTGGAATCTTGAGGTTGATGCTGTTGTAAATTCTACTAATGAG AGCCTGGATGAAGCACATAGCAGCCCTGGTTTGCATGCCGCTGCTGGACCCGGTCTTGCAGAAGAATGTGCTACATTG GGTGGATGTCGAACTGGAATGGCAAAAATGACCAATGCATATGATCTCCCTGCTAG AAAGGTTATTCATACTGTTGGTCCTAAGTATGCTGTCAAGTATCATACTGCTGCTGAGAACGCACTTAGCCACTGCTGTCGTTCTTGCTtggagcttcttattgagagtggacttcatag CATTGCCATGGGCTGTATATATACAGAGGCAAAGAACTATCCTCGCGAGCCAGCTGCACATGTTGCAATAA GGACTGTCAGGCGGTTTCTGGAGAAGCAGAAGGATAAAATAACTGCAGTTGTTTTTTGTACTACCACATCATCTGATACAGAAATATATAAAAG ATTACTTCCACTTTACTTCCCTAGGGATGAGCATGAAGAAGAGATTGCAGTGTCTAAGCTTCCAGCAGATGTCGGAGATGAGAATGGTGAGACAGTAATAGATGAACGAAAGATCAGAATAAAACCATTGCCTGCAGTGTCAGTGTCTGTTCCAAAACCTTCAGCAGTCCCAGTTGATTCTCCTGTTGCTGATGTTGGATTGACAGCGAGACG GAATTCTTTCAAGTTAGATTCATATCTGGATCCTGCATTTATGTCATTGATTAAGGACCCGGATCAGCGAAGGATGGAGCAGTGGGAAAAAGCGACCCAAGTACAAAGTGGATTTAGTTGTGGTAAGCTGTTGGGATTTGGTGATCTAGGTGGCCCTCCGTTATCTGCAGCCGACGAGTACTCACTTCATTCCAGATATCTTGCCAAAGCAAATTCTCTTAATCTTTCAGAGATTGGTGAAATGAAAATTGT TTTTCGCGGTGGAGTAGACAGTGAGGGACATCCTGTAATGGTTGTGGTAGGAGCTCACTTTCTTTTACGGTGTCTTGATTTGGAACGGTTTGTTCTCTATGTAGTGAAG GAGTTTGAGTCCCTGATCCAGAAGCCTTACACGATTGTCTATTTTCATTCCGCAGCAAACTTACAATT GCAACCAGATCTAGGGTGGATGAAGCGTTTGCAGCAGATACTTGGTCGAAAACACCAGCGTAATCTCCAT GCCATTTATGTTCTCCATCCAACCTTGGGGCTGAGGGCTGCAATCTTTGCTTTGCAGCTATTTGTTGACGGAgaa GTGTGGAAAAAAGTTGTATATGTTGATCGACTTTTGCAGCTGTTCAGATATGTGCCTCGTGAGCAGTTGACTATTCCTGACTTCGTGTTTCA ACATGATCTTGAGGTGAATGGAGGGAAGGGTCAAATTGTTGATCCAAGAACAAAGCATGTCTACCAAAGGCCCTCTGCGTGA